A region of Oncorhynchus masou masou isolate Uvic2021 chromosome 29, UVic_Omas_1.1, whole genome shotgun sequence DNA encodes the following proteins:
- the LOC135520389 gene encoding E3 ubiquitin-protein ligase RNF144B-like encodes MSNNSSPDQGQGQGPIANSSPGQSQGQDPIANSSSAQPLGQAGAVVASSTQPDVVVYCKLCLSEHPSVATSTLHTCDCVFCTPCLQQYVQLAIQEGGGSPVTCPDMACLRTGVLLHSEIACFASADLVELYQRLEFERGVQLDPSRAWCPVLECQAVCSVGPSSEGQPTSVPCPACHTVFCSGCRGPWQDGHACPEHQPMTSSSASESSLHAGGRSCSDSDLPIKQCPMCGVYIERNQGCAQMLCKSCKHTFCWYCLQNLDGDIFLRHYDKGSCRNKLGHSRASVMWNRTQVVGILVGVSVIMLLASPLLLLASPCVLCFLCKPCRGKKKRTKKKELTQTDIQPELSPTKS; translated from the exons ATGTCCAACAACAGCAGTCCAGACCAGGGCCAGGGTCAGGGCCCCATAGCCAACAGCAGTCCAGGCCAGAGCCAGGGTCAGGACCCCATAGCCAACAGCAGTTCAGCGCAGCCTCTGGGCCAGGCCGGGGCTGTAGTGGCCTCCTCCACCCAGCCTGATGTGGTGGTCTACTGCAAGCTGTGCCTTAGTGAGCACCCCTCAGTAGCAACCAGCACACTGCACACCTGTGACTGTGTCTTCTGCACCCCG TGTCTGCAGCAGTATGTTCAGCTGGCCATCCAGGAGGGTGGGGGCAGCCCAGTCACATGTCCAGACATGGCTTGTCTGAGGACAGGAGTCCTACTCCACTCAGAG ATAGCCTGTTTTGCTTCTGCGGATCTGGTTGAACTGTACCAGCGGCTGGAGTTTGAACGAG GAGTGCAGCTGGACCCTAGTAGAGCATGGTGCCCGGTGTTGGAGTGCCAGGCTGTCTGCAGCGTTGGGCCCAGCTCAGAGGGCCAGCCTACGTCCGTTCCCTGTCCAGCCTGCCACACCGTTTTCTGCTCTGGCTGTAGAGGGCCCTGGCAGGATGGGCACGCCTGCCCCGAGCACCAGCCTATGACATCATCATCTGCCTCAGAGAGCAG CCTTCATGCTGGGGGCCGGTCATGCAGTGACTCTGATCTGCCCATCAAGCAGTGCCCCATGTGTGGTGTGTACATCGAGAGGAACCAAGGCTGTGCCCAGATGCTGTGTAAGAGCTGCAAACACACCTTCTGTTGGTACTGTCTGCAGAACCTGGAT GGTGATATATTTCTGAGGCACTATGATAAGGGCTCATGCAGGAACAAGCTGGGCCACTCCCGAGCCTCCGTCATGTGGAACAGAACACAG GTGGTGGGCATCCTGGTTGGCGTCAGTGTCATCATGCTgttggcctctcctctcctcctgctggctTCACCCTGCGTCCTGTGCTTCCTCTGCAAGCCCTGCCGAGGCAAAAAGAAGAGGACGAAGAAGAAAgagctcacacagacagacatacagccaGAACTCAGTCCCACCAAGTCATAA
- the LOC135520392 gene encoding uncharacterized protein LOC135520392 isoform X3, with amino-acid sequence MRLCVYLLSSRTITEYESQVIWSQRTDMEKAAKLLQVVLKKGRNACLLFFDSLEKCCQCPPQFERVTDLPATERRRTNTAPTYVINISHSNLTNCIIGDGNFQGVTTCVQQPQSMGSEDARHETMGGNVTSDHQRAVQACPDPELQRSVQVYGSQLQYVIIGDNNNLQAEDTPEEEEGEEEELINKSN; translated from the exons ATGAG GCTGTGCGTGTACTTGTTGAGCTCCAGGACCATCACCGAGTATGAGAGCCAGGTGATCTGGTCCCAGAGAACAGACATGGAGAAGGCTGCCAAACTGCTCCAGGTGGTGCTGAAGAAGGGTCGCAACGCCTGTCTGCTCTTTTTCGACTCACTAGAAAAGTGTTGCCAGTGCCCACCACAGTTCGAAAGAGTCACCGACCTCCCAG caacagagaggaggaggaccaaCACTGCCCCAACTTACGTCATCAACATCAGCCACTCCAATTTGACTAACTGCATCATTGGAGATGGCAACTTTCAAGGTGTGACAACTTGTGTACAACAACCTCAGAGCATGGGTTCAGAGGATGCAAGGCACG AGACAATGGGAGGCAACGTCACCAGTGATCACCAGAGAGCAGTACAGGCCTGTCCAGATCCAGAGCTCCAGAGGAGTGTCCAGGTCTATGGGTCCCAACTGCAGTACGTCATCATCGGGGACAACAACAACCTGCAGGCTGAAGACACACcggaagaggaagaaggggaagAAGAAGAACTCATTAATAAAAGTAACTGA
- the LOC135520392 gene encoding uncharacterized protein LOC135520392 isoform X1: MLLCNEKREILPERSLQLQLHALSKSMSCCAVERLCVYLLSSRTITEYESQVIWSQRTDMEKAAKLLQVVLKKGRNACLLFFDSLEKCCQCPPQFERVTDLPATERRRTNTAPTYVINISHSNLTNCIIGDGNFQGVTTCVQQPQSMGSEDARHETMGGNVTSDHQRAVQACPDPELQRSVQVYGSQLQYVIIGDNNNLQAEDTPEEEEGEEEELINKSN, encoded by the exons ATGTTACTATGTAACGAAAAACGCGAGATTTTACCTG AAAGGAGCTTACAACTTCAGTTACACGCTCTTAGCAAATCTATGTCATGCTGTGCGGTGGAAAGGCTGTGCGTGTACTTGTTGAGCTCCAGGACCATCACCGAGTATGAGAGCCAGGTGATCTGGTCCCAGAGAACAGACATGGAGAAGGCTGCCAAACTGCTCCAGGTGGTGCTGAAGAAGGGTCGCAACGCCTGTCTGCTCTTTTTCGACTCACTAGAAAAGTGTTGCCAGTGCCCACCACAGTTCGAAAGAGTCACCGACCTCCCAG caacagagaggaggaggaccaaCACTGCCCCAACTTACGTCATCAACATCAGCCACTCCAATTTGACTAACTGCATCATTGGAGATGGCAACTTTCAAGGTGTGACAACTTGTGTACAACAACCTCAGAGCATGGGTTCAGAGGATGCAAGGCACG AGACAATGGGAGGCAACGTCACCAGTGATCACCAGAGAGCAGTACAGGCCTGTCCAGATCCAGAGCTCCAGAGGAGTGTCCAGGTCTATGGGTCCCAACTGCAGTACGTCATCATCGGGGACAACAACAACCTGCAGGCTGAAGACACACcggaagaggaagaaggggaagAAGAAGAACTCATTAATAAAAGTAACTGA
- the LOC135520392 gene encoding uncharacterized protein LOC135520392 isoform X2, whose product MSCCAVERLCVYLLSSRTITEYESQVIWSQRTDMEKAAKLLQVVLKKGRNACLLFFDSLEKCCQCPPQFERVTDLPATERRRTNTAPTYVINISHSNLTNCIIGDGNFQGVTTCVQQPQSMGSEDARHETMGGNVTSDHQRAVQACPDPELQRSVQVYGSQLQYVIIGDNNNLQAEDTPEEEEGEEEELINKSN is encoded by the exons ATGTCATGCTGTGCGGTGGAAAGGCTGTGCGTGTACTTGTTGAGCTCCAGGACCATCACCGAGTATGAGAGCCAGGTGATCTGGTCCCAGAGAACAGACATGGAGAAGGCTGCCAAACTGCTCCAGGTGGTGCTGAAGAAGGGTCGCAACGCCTGTCTGCTCTTTTTCGACTCACTAGAAAAGTGTTGCCAGTGCCCACCACAGTTCGAAAGAGTCACCGACCTCCCAG caacagagaggaggaggaccaaCACTGCCCCAACTTACGTCATCAACATCAGCCACTCCAATTTGACTAACTGCATCATTGGAGATGGCAACTTTCAAGGTGTGACAACTTGTGTACAACAACCTCAGAGCATGGGTTCAGAGGATGCAAGGCACG AGACAATGGGAGGCAACGTCACCAGTGATCACCAGAGAGCAGTACAGGCCTGTCCAGATCCAGAGCTCCAGAGGAGTGTCCAGGTCTATGGGTCCCAACTGCAGTACGTCATCATCGGGGACAACAACAACCTGCAGGCTGAAGACACACcggaagaggaagaaggggaagAAGAAGAACTCATTAATAAAAGTAACTGA
- the LOC135520392 gene encoding uncharacterized protein LOC135520392 isoform X4, producing the protein MEKAAKLLQVVLKKGRNACLLFFDSLEKCCQCPPQFERVTDLPATERRRTNTAPTYVINISHSNLTNCIIGDGNFQGVTTCVQQPQSMGSEDARHETMGGNVTSDHQRAVQACPDPELQRSVQVYGSQLQYVIIGDNNNLQAEDTPEEEEGEEEELINKSN; encoded by the exons ATGGAGAAGGCTGCCAAACTGCTCCAGGTGGTGCTGAAGAAGGGTCGCAACGCCTGTCTGCTCTTTTTCGACTCACTAGAAAAGTGTTGCCAGTGCCCACCACAGTTCGAAAGAGTCACCGACCTCCCAG caacagagaggaggaggaccaaCACTGCCCCAACTTACGTCATCAACATCAGCCACTCCAATTTGACTAACTGCATCATTGGAGATGGCAACTTTCAAGGTGTGACAACTTGTGTACAACAACCTCAGAGCATGGGTTCAGAGGATGCAAGGCACG AGACAATGGGAGGCAACGTCACCAGTGATCACCAGAGAGCAGTACAGGCCTGTCCAGATCCAGAGCTCCAGAGGAGTGTCCAGGTCTATGGGTCCCAACTGCAGTACGTCATCATCGGGGACAACAACAACCTGCAGGCTGAAGACACACcggaagaggaagaaggggaagAAGAAGAACTCATTAATAAAAGTAACTGA